The genome window aatcccaGTCCTGGAAGTatcagagattgaacttgggacactttgcatacaaagcgtgtgctctgccactgagccataacTCTTCTCCAAGAGGCTTCCCACTGAGAAGTGAGAAAGTAAAGTGGCAAACCTACTGGGATGAGTTTCCTCTGGATGAGAGAGCACTGAAGACGTCAGATCATTTGCATTGTCTTTCTGGATGGGCGGTGGAATCTGACCCAAATATCTCATGTGTTTCTCCAATTCAGGTATCCTGTGTTATAGCAAGGTGTTAAGCATTGAACCCAAGTCTCTGACTGCATGGGAAGGATCCTGCATAGTGATTCCATGCCAAGTCACAAGAACACATCAAGGCCTTAAGATTGATGACTTGGAACTGGTTtggtattttaatcctgtttatgATCATGAACAGAAAGAGTATAACGGTATCGTGTTGTACCATGGGTCCATGTTCTCCACAGACAACCGAGCTCCAAGTAGTCCCCCCTTTCTGGGCCGAGCGAGGTTTGTTGGGAACGACAGAAACTGCAGTCTGAAGATCTCCGCACTCCAAAAAAGTGACAAAGGCACCTATGGAGCAAGACTTTACGGTTCAGTTGAAAATAGGCCTGTCCTACAGAAATGGTTTATGGAAGCTACTGTTAATATTGATGGTAAGATATTTTCAGAAAACTTTTATCCCCATCTCATGCCAAAGTGGTAAAATAGTCTGGATGTAAATGactaatgggaagacatataaatgccctgtaaacaaatcaataataacaataaaaacaacaaccacaatataatttatatactgccttcatTGCAAGTAGAAATACCAAGGCTTTctacatcagctgcagcttccagaccagccatGAAggaagtcccacatagagtgcattaccatagtttagggatggaaagatccgtcaatttcggttgtctcagtttctcatctttccaatcttaaattcagttccccacaattgtgcagcaatttgcatttaaaaaaaaaaaaaaatcctcatgaacattctccagcattttagtgcgacattctcctaatgaacacattttataggcagttttgactattgtacacatttttgcagtttctCGTCCTATAATGCATTCATGTACGTTATtttcattttgtatgttataatcattttaatgcccatttccccctaatacatgcatttttgtagacattggttggcaaactgcatcataaaatctgaataagtgagaattttgaaggatggctgtgttttggttctcatattgttttggaaagtgtggattttatagatttggctttaaatgcaaaatggttTGAACTTCTTTCACATCCCTACAATAGTCTAAAGGTGAGGTCACTAATGCAagtgtcacagtggccaaattatccctgtccaggaaaggaTGAAGGATGAGGCTGCTTAGATCTCACAGAGAAGGACAAATTAACTGATACAATACACAAAAAGTTGTGGAAGTGATCAGATTCCTACGACTGCTGAAAAAAAATGGATGTGCATTGTAGATTATTATGGAAGGTTAAGGCTTGACAGAAATTTACTTGTATAGTTCTTGAACAATATGTTCTGTATCATTTGTCCCCCTcccagagcttgaaagattacttttaaaaagaaatacattatggttacaattacatggcccaaaaaagtagttattaccattacaattacaattgctctgaaagtaactgattactttactttttctcagaagtaatcactacaattacatttcagttactttaaaaaaaatcctacaaggtgctggccttggctgctgcacatctaagtagcctaaaacaacatcaaaaataaaaacacacatacagatgtagtagaataattttttttatccataagatagcaatggtggtctctcccctggtaagggaggtggggagggaggcggaggccactactcagatctttgcacatcaaaccaagtgcaactccctccccactcagtcagcaagcataatctctctcacttaaccacctcccagaccctgacctgccaccaactaagggatgcttacccaagcaaacattttcctctgagatgcaaaagagttaaaatactgcaaagacagcacagcagccagagagggttggtggaggccactttgtgtgccaagtgcaaacacagtattctcattctctctctctctctctctctctctctctcacacacacacacacacacacacacacacacacacacgtacgtgtTGTCatgtttcacctccacagttctttatctccattctgctgctgcctccttctcctcctttatccatgttcttgccctccggctcctttttccctccactccattcttcaccaccaccaccccccatttttttaaaccattgttttctccactccaccctgtctcactctccacctcctccctcgtcgtctcctacccacccacagagcatgagggaagagcgatgctgtacagaagcccagtttgaggcacatgattttcatccacaaatcagaagagcagaagacttcccctgcttctgcCACCCCAAGTaatacccaaaagtaatgctggaaacattacagttactctacaaaagtaataaaattactcctagttctattacaatcaaaatgtaaaggaattactcgttcctcaaaaaaggaatgaattacaagtaattcattacttgtaacaaattacttccaagctctgccccctccaTCACCATATAAATGGTTGTTTATGTTTTTGTGAAAAAATAAAGTAATAGTAACAACATCTACAGATGTACAGAGGGCCAAATATCAGCTAGTGAGTCCATATGGAGCCCCTACAGACTATGAGGAAAGAAGGTTTGGCAGCTAGACTGCTCCAGCACCAGGGCCATCTCCTCCCTTTGAAGAATTGGTTCTCATGTGCCTTTCATCCCCATGGTGTGTTCACTCATGCAGACAGAGTCACCAGTGGTAGctggtcagaggcagtgtgcttctgaaaaccagttgcgggAAGTCactggaggggagagtactcttgcactcaggtcctacttgccggcttcccatgggcatctggttggccactgtgagaacaggatgctggactagttgggccaccagcctggcccagcagactcttcttatgttcttgtgttcttagtgCCCATTGAGGCTGATAGGGTGGAAGGCAAAGAGGCCAAAGTAGGTGGATCCAGAGCCAgggacaggcagagccaagtaattctagtttgtccccatcctccctgcTTCCTGCTGACAAACTAAGGCTAAGGGggaggaagttgacaggcagCGCCACCAGTAgcggagtggcaaattcagaagcacagggtcTCGTCATGATAGTTACAGTTATGCCCCCtcccatcttttatttatttatttatttactcattgcagggttgagaattagatccttgttcattcttctcccacaacaacacacgttcctaggagccaatcagcatgaaaggggagaatgttaactactgagaagagtcttctcagtggctgactcactttctttcactctgattggcttcagtcagtaggaaagggcaaggaagtacATCAGAAGATACTtctgagtggctaacacactctcctttcattgtgattggctcataggatgctggagacatagggaccctgctgggaccctgctcccccccaaaaaggagtctaagaccccctgagaccctggacgactacactcctgattGCCACCACCTGGATTGGTTGTAACTAGTAAGAAGACAGATTGGAGAGGGGAGAGCTGCTGATGGCAGACTGAGGTTGTTAGGGTAATAccacatttgccctaatggaccaaccacAAAGGCACTTTGTAGAAAATGTGACACTTCTTCTGTGTTCCAACTGGAAAGCTGCAACCATACTAACCTGTTGCATCAGAGAACTGGTAAAAGATAGCTCTGGAGACTTCTTGGCATTTTTGAATGTGTAGCCAAGGCACCTGTGTCTGTGAGGAATCAAGCAGATCAGGCTCACATTTATCCAACAACTTCtttttagagcagaggtggggaacatgttggacttcagctcccatgatccctggccattggccatgttgcgagttggagtccagcagtctCTGGAGAGCCATAATTTCCTGATGTGGCTCTCTGCCTGgctttttatttccctttttgttttctgcaTACAGACTCAGCACCAAAACCCATGTTGGAAAGCTTCCCTGTGGAGATCAAAGAAAATGAGAGAATAAAAGTGACCTGCTCGGTCCCTTACCATTGCCCTGATGAGCCAGTTGCATTAACTCTCAGTGGCTTGGAGGAAACACATACTTCTCCCCTAGAATCAGTCATTGAAAATGGGAAGGTCCAGACTGTGATGCACTTTACTCCGACTTGGAGGGATTACCGGAAAACACTGACATGCTTGCTAAAAGACCACAATGGGAGGGTGATATCCCAGAGCAGCATGGAACTAGATGTGAAATGTGAGTATTAAGTGGACATGAAACTGGACCTGTGGGGCCGTCTGAAAATACAATTTTGCCTGACCTGAGCAAAATGCAGCAAAACAAACATACTATGAATTGTGCACACTGTGAGGGATGGTGACGCGGGTGGCTTAGAGTAACGCAGGCATTTTCTGTCCATAGGTAGTTTACTGGGATGGTAAACATGAGTACAAAATAAGCACAGAGTTTTTTTTAATAGTACAATCCTGTGCGTGCTTatttgtattcagtggggcttataaaGAGTGCATAGGTTTTCACCATTTGATGTACATCTTGGTTTCTGCTTCTAAGgccctagactatggaatgccctccgcTGTGAGGCAAGATCAGCCCCCCATTCCCCCCATTTTTAGACGGCTGCTaaagacccatctttttatgcaagcatttggttaaCTTTCTACCCCTTTATGCCTTCgtactgatgtttttaaggattttatggatttggttatgtatggttttatgtatgttttctatttttaaatctatgtatggttttatatatgttttgttgttttaaatgtatgtaaGCCACCTGTATTCCAGGTGAGAGGGCAGACAACGAtgctgataatgatgatgataatgatgatgatgatgatgatgataatgatgatgatgctgataatgatgatgataatgatgatgatgatgataatgatgatgataataataatccagATTGCCAATGAATTGGGAGGTTTAAGGCAGAGTTTGTTAATTGGTAGCTCATAGGCTTCATGGAGTCTCAAAGGAATTTCATGTGGCCAGTAGTCTGTACTACATTTTGACTAACGTGATGAAAATGGGTGTGGAGCTTTTTTCAGTCCAAAGGCCacatgggcaatcttctgggagtCGCATCCCATTGGTGAGTTAGACCAGAGGCCAGAAGTGCATGGAGCAACAGATATGgctcttatctttgtacaatagACTACATGGGAATGGGGTGAAAGCAAAGAACTTTCCTCTTTGAAGTCATTtgtagaaagaaaaagaagaagttcCTATATGCTATTCCTCAGCCCGTTATTCAAGCGCATATGCAGTCAGTTTGGTAGTCATTAAAACCAGGAATCCTTTGATGGAGCACTGTCTGTATCCAATggtccaaccagagcttggaaaagttacttttttaaactacaactcccatcagccccagccaacatggccactggattgggctgatgggagttgtagttcaaaaaagtaacttttccaagctctgggtctaaCCCTCATTAAATGTTGCAATTGGTAACCCTCAGTAGCTGACATCCAATTAGGAGATAGATACACTTCACTTCAAGTCAGAAGGGTGTTGACGTGGACAGTTAAGATACTGGGGAGTCAAGGCTTGGAAAGAATCATGCCACTACTTCCAAGTGTCTTATGAGTGACGCCTGCAGTAGCGTGCCaaaagtccaaggttcaatccctggcatcacctgGTAGGGCTGGCAACAATCTCCTCTCTGaagccatggagagctgctgccaggcatttatttatttattaaatttatatcccgccattccgcaacatggtgtcctccagatgttttggactacaacattcatcatccttgaccattggccattcttgttggggctgatgggagttttagtccaaaaacatctggagggcaccaggttgggggaggctggagcagaaaatactgaactagatggaccagtggtctgacgcaCACTTCCTACGTTTCTAAGGGGACACGAACCTGGGTACAAGACCAAGCACATCCTTCCGACAAGAGGCATGTATATTTTGTACTTGAAAGGATATCTGTACTGTCAGTGAGTACAAAATGTATTGGGAGTCCCTGAAAGACTGGAAGGGGCCACAATTAAGGATCCCTACTTAAATTCCAGGACCTCAAGCCTTGTAGCTTCTGTCGGTTTCTTACAACACATCTGATTTCTATATTTTATCCTGAATTCTGGCTTATTTCAGATGCCCCCCCAGGAGTTAACCTGACTGCGACGCCTGGAATCGTAGTCCGAGAAGGGGAGAAACTCTCTCTCAAATGTACGATCGACAGGAGCAACCCAGAAGTTAAATACCAATGGTATTGGGAGAATAACAGGAAGCCTGACTGTACCGACTCCAAAATTGAATGGGATGCTGTGGAAGAGCAGGATTCTGGTCGTTACAGATGTGATGCTATAAATGAAATTGGAACTGTCCGTTCAGAAACATTGACCATAGATGTCCAGTGTGAGTTTCTTCATTGGGCTGGCGAATGATGCCATCAGACTTTGCAGCCAGCCATTActtccctctttctttctccccttcctctgAGGTCCTTTGCATCTATCAGAAGAGAAAggcttttttcttttgcattccaTGCATTATGAGACTACCAAGAATGCAGGAGCAAAATCTGGAAATAGCTTCTTTAAAGTCAATTGTACACTCTGGTAAATCAATGCACCATTGGTCTTATGTAATATACTCCTTTGGTATACAATATAAAATTCTGGCTGTGGCTGGGCTTAACAGACTGTCATAGACACTGACACATCCACAGTGCTGCTGTTTATGCCAGCTagggtggaaggaaggaaggggtaggAGGAAGAAGAAGCTATGCCAGCTCCCAGGCTGGTACAGTGAAGAGGCCTGGCCTGGGCCCCATTGTCATCATGTGATGGCAGCAGGGCGGGTCAGGATCCTCCTTGTTTCAGAGGTTTATGTTGGCTACTGTTGGTGGGGATCCTGCCAGCGGTAGTTTTCACCCACCCATCGTTTGGGCACACAGATTGGGGCACAGTTTGATGGAGGCTCTCCCCTGACAGTAGAAGCTGACATAGCCAGGCAGGGCTGAACAGAGGGCTACCTCTGCCTCATCCCAACCCTCTCCAACCTAGCAGATCAAgattttggattgctctgcacaCCAGGATGCAGTAGCTAAAACTATTATCCTTGGAGTATTTGCAATGAAGACTGGGATATCAGTCCCCAGCTGGGGATTCCCTTGAAATGCAAGTAGCTGCTTCTGATTTTCGCTAGGATCGTGGCAGGGATAGAAAGAGTTAAACTCCTCCCCCAGACCTGAGGCTCCTATTACACAACCAATAAAGAGGCATGTTAATTTCGATATAAATACTTCCCATCATGTCAAGTTTGGCCCTCCTTTAACTCCTGTAGTGCTGAACTGCACAACATCTTTCTGTATATGGACTTTCTCAGTAGACCAAAAGAACAAATAATTGATGCCATTAGAAAATTCTGACTCCTCCATGGCTTGTAAAGATTAATTATCTTCATCTTCTGCCTTTTTAATGGTATTCAAAGTGTCCCTTCTGGGTGGGCTGACTCACCCTGCCTAATAGTGGGGCCAGTTTTGCTATCTATTCAAATAACTGCATACACATATTATTCTTTTGCTGCTTTTCAGTCCCCCAAGCAGACTTATAAATCTTTTTCCCCTGAACTATTTGAAATGGGAGTTCTGATTCCAGTCAATAATATCTCTCCCCCAGACCCACCAAAGGACATGAAGATTACAGTTCAATCTGGGACCATCAAGAAAGGGGACCATGTCAGTTTGCAGTGTTCTTCCCGAGGGAATCCTCCCACCAATAGTTACAAATGGTACAAAGGTAGTGCATCTCACGTAATCGGAAACGATGAGTGGCTGAGTTTTGAGGCAATCCAGCCTGATAGCTATTACTGCATAGCCTACAACAACATTGGCAATTCGTCATCTTCACGCGTCACTTTGGATGTTCAATGTAAGTAACTTCAGATTCAGGAAGTGAAGGATCTAAagaaagataggaagctgccacaGAGTAGCTGAGGCATTGACTGCCAGCAGGTTTCCAGGGTCACAGCTGGGCTCCCCATTACCTGTTACCTGATccttaaaaaatcaataaatttgGAGAGGCCAAGGATATTGATGTccagcatgcaaaccatgtggtGGACCTAGGAATGGAAAGTCCTGTCAACTTTGGTTCTCTCcgcttctcacttttccaattttaaattcagttctccacatttctgaggcAATACATGAATTTTTCATTTAAATccttttagtgcgaatttctcctaacacatttttataggcagttttgactaatgtacatatttttgcaaggaattttctGGTCacagaatacatttttgtatgttatttttacttgtatgtttatttttatgcatatatttatttttattctctcAACGTATGCAGTTTCATCAACATGGTCTGGTTGGCGAACTACATTGCAAACTTTGAATAAGAACATGTTTTGAATAAGAATATGttttgccccttctatgatgagcttctgccgggccttgaagacctggctcttcaggcaggcttttggggtgggttaggtttttattgttatggttttaaaagttaacgttttaatgtattgtttttatcttgtacgtcgcccagagtggctggacatccagccagatgggcgactaataaatttaataaataataataataataaaaaattgaaggatggttgtgtttcagttcttatattgttttggaaagtgcaaatttgatagattcagcttgaagtgtgaactgaatggaaattctcacccatccctgtggTGCAGAGCCACCAcataccatgctggctgggatgggAGCATATCTTTTGCTCACTGGTCATCATGCAGACAGAGCTCACTTGAGAGAGATGGGATAGACTCACCCCTTTCTGTGTCAGCCTTCTCCATGTTCATGCTGGCCAGGGagcaagggatggggaagggatttttttgcatttaaaagtgaacttacctattttgcactttcagaaataaTATGGGAACTCAGACGCACtatgctttgaaattcacactcctccaaattctgcagtgcagtgCTCCAGCTAAGGAATGTGCACAAGAATGTACATAGAAGgattaaatgtgcataaaaatgcatacatcagtgaagataacatgcaaaaatccATGATGCTACAGGAACCTACTCTGGAAAAAAtgggatattaggagaaattcatgctaaaatgctgatgaactttcatgagcacttttttaaaaatgtggagaactgaacttaacagtgggaaaatgagaaacagagagaacccagAATGGGCAGATTTCCTCACCCTTACCAGGGAGTCAGGGCAGCTCCTTCTTTGCTGGCCACTGTAAAGAGAATGTGGGCCCTTGATGCCCCAGAGGTTcagttaggaacagaggaagctgccttatactgagtcagaccattgagtccatctagttcagtgttgtctacactggctggctgcAACCCTCCAAAGTTTCAGGTAGGAGGCCCTCCTAGCCCTactaggagatgccagggatggaacctgggaccttctgtaggcACAGCCAaaggtctgccactgagctgcagccctctcCTTAAAGTGCTGTAAAGTGGAATGCACAAGGCCCACCTCTGCACTGTCAGGTTCGCCCACCTGTACAGACTTTATACCTGGGGGCATCCACATATGCTACCCTCAGTGCTGTGGAGAGGGACCCACTGTGTGTTGGGTGCTCCCATGCCACAGCCAGTAATATCTGAATGATGCTGATCATGTGAGTGGGGCTGGCAAAGTGGGAAGTAATTACATCATGCCTGCCTCCCTGTTATTAGCTTTCATCGGTCATGATCCAGCAGCCACCGTACTTTCCTTGGGCCTGTGGAGTGAGGATAGCGCTCCAGACAGCTTATCTTGTTTACCGAATCATGGTTGGAAATCAGTAGTAGTTTTCCTATagaataagcagagcttggaaaagttacttttttgaactacaactcccatcagcccaatccagtggcaatgctagctggggctgatgggaggtgaagttcaaaaaagtaacttttccaagctctgaaaaatccATCAAgctggcagatttacaacacaCACCATTCTGGAAAGACTAGTGCACTTCAACATGCAAGTTGAAGTCTTATAAGTTCTTCCCTCCCCCACAAGGAATTGGAAATTACTGTTCATCTgcaggaactggaaaaagactattTGTTGAAATGTATGGTTTACCAGTGTCCTGTAGTAATGTTACTTTTATATACGGTTGAAAACATATTAGTACAATACAGGTACTCTTTGTATATGATTTGTTTCTCTATAATTGTTCTGCAAActattatactgaatcagaccattagtctcTTTAAGCTAGAATTATCTACTCAAGGGATGAGGAAtgtgtggccccccagatgttgtaggactacaattcccatcaccctcaaCAATTAGTCATGTTAGCTGGCACTGttgagagttgaagtccaataatatctgcagggccacaaggtCTCCTTCCTTGCTCTTACCCCAATGTCTTTCTCAATGTTTCTGCTCAAAGTCATTCTGGAGATTATCAGTATTATTAACTGGCCAATGTGGAACATTCCCATTTATAGATATTTATGCTCATTCTTTGCTATTTTGGTGAATGTGTTTGACTGGttattctgcacatttcccaacTATGTACATTTAATGAAGCATCATCATCATGGACTATGTTTCTCAGATGGGGAAAAAAACATGCATTGATCTGATTTTCCAGATGCTCCCAGGAATGTCCAGCTTACCTTGGATAACCATCTGCccataaaagaagaagaaatcatCACACTGAACTGCACTGTAGGCAGCAGTAACCCCAGTTACCGCTCCTACAAATGGTATAAGTCAGAGAAACCTTTACGTCATACTAAGCAAGTGTATAGCTTTTCTGCACCACCTGAAAAGGCCAAGAGTTACAAATGTGAAGCATGCAATGCCGTCAGCTGTACTTCATCTGCACCACTCATTGTGGATGTACACTGTGAGTAATGCTACTCAAAGTCCTGAAACACCTCACTTTCAAACACAGCATGTTTACAGGGAGAGGGAGAGCCTGTGAGAGAGCAGGCACATTCATATGGCAAATTTGATCCACACATGCTGTGTGGCAGTAGTGCACAGGATATGCATCTCCTCTACCTGTTTATACAAGACATGCACAGAATTGTATGCTGAACTGATATGGCCTAGCCAAATCAGGGAATGATATCCTGTTGGTATAGATAGAGCCTCTTGGTTTAGACAGGTGATATACTGTGGATGACAACTGCTTGATATCTGTTATGTTTCATGAACGTCTTGGACCCTTGCCCATAGAAATTGCGAACCATTGTCAGTTAAACCTTATGGAGGCAGACCCATCGGGGCAACCAGGTTTTGGAGAACTTTCTTTTGGTGCTCCTTGGAGTTGAGGGTGGtgcaagcaataagcacccaCTGGTGGCATGAGAATGAATGGTGAGtttcaggagcagggctactgAGTTCAGCCAGCACGTACCTTTTGAGATGACATGTGAGGTTCCAAGTTTTTAAATTTAGCTTTACCACAGTGACATCTGTGTGCAGCAGATCCCAAggtgttgtggggtttttttgtgggtGGAAGAGGGTTCAGGTGCcattgcaggggtgggggcatCTCATGTGATACTTTACCTTTGATCTCTCTTCCTGCAGTTGTCCCTAAGGAGGTGAAAGCTGTGCGAGGACCAGTGGGTCCGATCAGTGAAGGTAGCTTTTTTCAGCTGAGATGTGAAGCGGGAGCAGCCAACCCCCAGGAACTCACCTACACATGGTACAAAGATAGGCAAAGGCTGCAGCTGGAGTCTATGCTgaccattgagaaagtggatctaAGGGATTCTGGCAGTTACACTTGTGTAGCCAAAAACAGTGTGGGCTCATCACGCATCTCAGCAGCTGTTCTGTTGGATGTCCAATGTGAGTATGAGAAGGAGAGAGTCCTGTAGGGTGAGAAAAACAAACAGACCAAAGAATTTGATTCCCTTGCTCTGGCCTCTAGGCATTGCTTCTAGCTGAGTACAAACTTCCAACATCTTGTCTTCAGCACtttggctgggctgggctggggaacctttatcCTTCCCTGCCTTGAGGGCTGTATTCCCCTTGGGGTAATGCGTCAGGGCCCATATGCCAGTGCGGGTGCAGCCAGTGGGTGGGATCAGAGCCAAAAGTGGTTGGGGCCACCTCACACTTTTACACCTGTCCCCATGCCCACAATTTGCATTGGGGAAAAAGTCTTCTAAtgctggggttcccaaactgtggtaccCAAGCATCATTCCAATGGTCCGCAGCATGGCTGTATGTATCTAGC of Rhineura floridana isolate rRhiFlo1 chromosome 15, rRhiFlo1.hap2, whole genome shotgun sequence contains these proteins:
- the LOC133370363 gene encoding B-cell receptor CD22-like — translated: MAQVWHLHGSTMRSFFCLIFLPGILCYSKVLSIEPKSLTAWEGSCIVIPCQVTRTHQGLKIDDLELVWYFNPVYDHEQKEYNGIVLYHGSMFSTDNRAPSSPPFLGRARFVGNDRNCSLKISALQKSDKGTYGARLYGSVENRPVLQKWFMEATVNIDDSAPKPMLESFPVEIKENERIKVTCSVPYHCPDEPVALTLSGLEETHTSPLESVIENGKVQTVMHFTPTWRDYRKTLTCLLKDHNGRVISQSSMELDVKYAPPGVNLTATPGIVVREGEKLSLKCTIDRSNPEVKYQWYWENNRKPDCTDSKIEWDAVEEQDSGRYRCDAINEIGTVRSETLTIDVQYPPKDMKITVQSGTIKKGDHVSLQCSSRGNPPTNSYKWYKGSASHVIGNDEWLSFEAIQPDSYYCIAYNNIGNSSSSRVTLDVQYAPRNVQLTLDNHLPIKEEEIITLNCTVGSSNPSYRSYKWYKSEKPLRHTKQVYSFSAPPEKAKSYKCEACNAVSCTSSAPLIVDVHFVPKEVKAVRGPVGPISEGSFFQLRCEAGAANPQELTYTWYKDRQRLQLESMLTIEKVDLRDSGSYTCVAKNSVGSSRISAAVLLDVQYGPRNVQLFLNTQDAIIEEMNVSLRCDSEAKPSADVYKWYWNGQLLQETSKMLHLKKIQVKQSGSYHCKTANYISEQESPATVLTVYYSRAAMVKRGLIGLGSVLVVIILKGMLCYGLWRWKKMTDPGTGRTQRPGSFFVKKAKGGKLCTNNNRPRVGGADGSLGFLNQDAENVVIYAALRLPPSFSDDCTVYSSISKQRPPLDPLDETVVYSVVKKPGLPTKEDSKPDYENVVNKNEEELHYSSLVNLAPQPRPTYADLETDSESEESIQYASLKH